One window from the genome of Salvia splendens isolate huo1 chromosome 9, SspV2, whole genome shotgun sequence encodes:
- the LOC121748295 gene encoding peroxidase 55-like: MGRYCRILFLLIICIVVRNGEGQLKLNFYSSTCPNVENIVRQVVLTKISQTFVTIPATVRLFFHDCFVEGCDASVMIASPNNDAEKDAPDNLSLAGDGFDTIVKAKKAVEEQCPGIVSCADILAIAARDVVFQAGGPTYNVELGRRDGLISRASSVAGNLPEPEFDLDQLNAMFAKHNLSQTDMIALSGCHTIGFSHCSRFANRIYSFSSSSPVDPSMDPEFAQQLMQECPQNVDPVIAINMDHVTPQTFDNVYYQNLVGKRGLFTSDQVLFTDPASQQTVVEFAQNPGDFNGAFITAMTKLGRVGIKTGDQGEIRRDCTAFN; encoded by the exons atgGGGAGATACTGCAGAATTTTGTTTCTGCTGATAATATGCATAGTTGTGAGGAATGGAGAGGGACAACTGAAGCTGAACTTCTATAGCTCAACATGTCCAAATGTCGAGAACATCGTGAGGCAGGTTGTACTGACGAAGATAAGCCAGACGTTCGTCACCATTCCAGCAACTGTGCGGCTGTTTTTCCACGATTGCTTCGTTGAG GGATGTGATGCCTCTGTTATGATAGCTTCACCAAACAACGATGCTGAGAAAGATGCCCCGGATAATCTATCTTTAGCCGGAGATGGATTTGACACTATTGTTAAGGCCAAGAAAGCAGTCGAGGAGCAGTGTCCTGGCATAGTATCCTGTGCAGACATCTTGGCCATTGCTGCTAGAGACGTCGTCTTCCAG GCAGGAGGTCCTACATACAACGTGGAATTAGGAAGGCGCGATGGGCTAATTTCTCGAGCTTCTAGTGTTGCTGGGAACTTACCGGAGCCTGAATTCGATCTGGATCAACTCAATGCCATGTTTGCGAAGCATAATCTGTCTCAGACGGATATGATTGCTCTTTCGGGATGCCATACAATAGGATTCTCCCACTGCAGCCGTTTCGCAAACAGGATATACTCGTTCTCTTCTTCCAGCCCCGTTGACCCATCTATGGATCCAGAATTCGCGCAGCAGTTGATGCAGGAATGCCCTCAGAATGTTGACCCAGTAATAGCCATAAACATGGATCATGTGACTCCACAGACATTTGACAACGTCTACTACCAGAATCTGGTGGGAAAGAGAGGGTTGTTTACGTCTGATCAGGTGCTGTTTACTGATCCAGCTTCACAGCAGACTGTCGTGGAATTCGCCCAAAACCCTGGTGATTTTAACGGGGCGTTCATCACTGCAATGACCAAGCTAGGCAGGGTTGGCATCAAGACTGGTGACCAAGGAGAAATAAGAAGGGATTGCACAGCATTCAATTGA
- the LOC121748296 gene encoding uncharacterized protein LOC121748296, with product MDNQVSIAKDLNLVKNFKTNQIKVYTFKLDTMASLLSPPLNLPINKEIKQWYFAQQRALVTAMYMEVLMDGGKCGRWRSTRRATARSSSHWGGRTRNREYAYPRPVALAVAQVIMAIGQFFFAMGWPGTMYLGTLLVGLGYGSHWAIVPAGCCCLRVIWVEKVWGFIQFPYSSKPCRLFGILRSDCQHYI from the exons ATGGATAATCAG GTGTCAATTGCCAAGGATTTGAATCttgttaaaaattttaaaaccaaCCAAATAAAAGTTTACACATTTAAGCTCGACACCATGGCTTCTCTGCTGAGCCCACCTCTGAATTTACCCATCAACAAG GAAATCAAGCAATGGTACTTTGCACAACAACGAGCTTTGGTTACTGCAATGTACATGGAAGTGTTGATGGATGGAGGCAAGTGTGGAAGATGGCGATCTACAAGACGTGCGACGGCAAGATCATCGTCTCATTGGGGAGGCAGGACGCGAAACAGGGAATATGCATATCCAAGGCCGGTTGCCTTAGCTGTCGCCCAAGTAATAATGGCGATTGGACAATTCTTCTTTGCCATGGGATGGCCCGGAACGATGTACTTGGGTACTCTTCTCGTGGGGCTTGGTTACGGATCACACTGGGCGATTGTGCCTGCTGGCTGCTGCTGCCTCAGAGTTatttgggttgaaaaagtttggGGCTTTATACAATTTCCTTACTCTAGCAAACCCTGCAGGCTCTTTGGTATTCTCCGGTCTGATTGCCAGCACTATATATGA
- the LOC121749647 gene encoding 3-oxoacyl-[acyl-carrier-protein] reductase FabG-like, producing the protein MENQGKRVLLTSNGDQISLSIARTLAQRTCRLVLMGNEGQLRTAAEKIKGSLNGAVFVEVVGLDMEDEREGAFDDAVEKARRLLGGLDALVNCYSYEGKMQDPLSLAEDEFKKIMRTNFMAAWYLLKAVGKVMRDQKSGGCIVFLTSVIGAERGLYPGAAAYGSCLAGVQQLVRTSALEIGKHQIRVNGIARGLHLEDEFPVSVGKERAERLVNDANPLRRWLDVENDLTSTVIYLISDGARYMTGTTIFVDGGQSLVRPRMKSYM; encoded by the exons ATGGAAAATCAAGGCAAAAGGGTTTTGCTGACCTCCAATGGCGACCAGATTTCTCTCAGCATAGCTCGTACTTTAGCACAGCGAACATGCCG GTTGGTTTTGATGGGGAATGAGGGGCAGCTGAGAACAGCCGCGGAGAAGATAAAGGGTTCACTGAACGGCGCCGTTTTCGTAGAGGTGGTCGGTTTGGATATGGAGGATGAGAGAGAAGGGGCTTTCGATGATGCGGTGGAGAAGGCCAGGAGACTCCTCGGCGGATTGGATGCTTTGGTCAACTGTTACTCCTATGAAG GAAAGATGCAAGATCCTCTTTCTTTGGCTGAGGATGAATTCAAGAAGATTATGAGGACCAATTTCATGGCTGCTTGGTATCTTTTAAAAGCTGTAGGTAAAGTTATGCGCGATCAGAAATCTGGTGGATGCATTGTTTTCTTGACCTCAGTGATTGGAGCTGAAAGAGGGTTGTATCCCGGAGCAGCAGCATATGGTTCATGCTTGGCTGGAGTTCAGCAGCTAGTAAGA ACCTCGGCACTGGAGATAGGGAAGCATCAGATAAGGGTTAATGGGATAGCTCGTGGCCTGCATCTTGAAGACGAGTTCCCTGTGTCAGTAGGGAAGGAGAGGGCAGAGAGATTGGTGAATGACGCTAATCCACTACGTCGATGGCTTGACGTTGAAAACGACTTGACATCGACGGTGATCTATTTGATAAGCGATGGAGCGCGCTACATGACTGGAACGACCATATTCGTCGACGGGGGTCAGTCTCTGGTAAGGCCTCGAATGAAATCTTACATGTGA
- the LOC121749076 gene encoding glutaredoxin-C5-like, whose amino-acid sequence MIRRRSQYSFSSAATDPVRLVSASAVVIFSRRSCFLCHAVKQLFRGMGVNSMVYELDEFPELERLLLAGSAAVPVVFVGGKLVGGIESVIASHIGGTLVPLLKEAGALWL is encoded by the coding sequence ATGATACGGCGGCGCTCGCAATATTCCTTCTCGTCGGCGGCGACGGATCCAGTGAGGTTGGTGAGTGCGAGTGCGGTGGTGATATTTAGCCGCCGGTCGTGCTTCCTTTGCCACGCCGTGAAGCAGCTGTTTCGGGGCATGGGTGTGAATTCAATGGTTTACGAGCTTGATGAGTTCCCGGAGCTGGAGAGGCTGCTGCTTGCGGGGAGTGCCGCCGTGCCGGTGGTGTTTGTCGGCGGCAAACTAGTCGGTGGAATTGAAAGTGTTATTGCCTCACATATTGGTGGAACCCTTGTTCCTCTACTCAAAGAGGCCGGTGCGCTTTGGCTTTGA
- the LOC121747615 gene encoding exocyst complex component EXO70B1-like: MDPEKDKPESLDNAIPENNDEGDEAKAEKADEVAETKTTDEDTPAEIKKDEGAETDIPAESEAIEEGGDEDPAPPPSALNIDKLSQEVDNYLSTLSALKSDGDESSIPLDVPNFVKQFSLMVEARIADYDSGQTAVKWSSLSAEDSASFLEAITRLSSLSTALLAFSAHPNFARSINRIGAVLERAISYVEEEFKDLLDDYRFQDPNPNTATNEDENAKPEEEENAPPPEENAPPPKEDNHFPGYEDEVLSNLIRLSKMMIAIGYETECCEAYTVARRNALEESIHKLGFEKHSIDDVQKMQWENLEREIASWISIFKQCPTLLASERNLAREVFPASTSDRVLCGLAQGLSATVLNFAVAVALTKCASEKLFKFLDTYEALRDVLPTLDGLFPEQEESWLQELRAEGGFIKTRLGEATVSIFSELESSIRTDAGKTPVPGGAIHPLTRYIMNYLNYACEYKESIEHIFKEHHRNDGAESSGSGSPFQGQVTKMMELLDENMEAKSKLYKDHALGAIFLMNNGRYVLQKVRGSNEISSLTGDAWCRKKSTDLRQYHKVYQRETWGKLLSYLHPDGLTSHGKVVKPVLKERFKNFNAMFDEIRRTQTTWVVCDDQLQSELRVSISNMVVPAYRSFLGRYGQVFTPGRQTEKYVKFQGEEIENSIEELFDGKK; encoded by the coding sequence ATGGATCCCGAGAAAGACAAACCCGAATCCCTAGATAACGCTATACCTGAAAACAACGACGAAGGCGATGAAGCCAAAGCCGAGAAGGCCGACGAAGTCGCAGAAACAAAAACCACAGACGAAGACACACCAGCCGAAATAAAGAAGGATGAGGGCGCCGAGACGGATATTCCAGCTGAATCAGAGGCTATAgaagaaggcggagacgaagatCCGGCCCCGCCTCCTTCCGCTCTCAACATCGACAAGCTCTCTCAAGAAGTCGACAATTACCTCTCCACGCTGTCTGCCTTAAAATCAGACGGCGACGAATCATCCATCCCACTAGATGTGCCTAATTTCGTAAAACAATTCTCTCTCATGGTGGAGGCCAGGATCGCCGACTACGACTCCGGCCAGACCGCCGTCAAATGGAGTTCTCTTTCGGCAGAGGATTCGGCCTCGTTTCTCGAGGCCATCACGCgcctctcctccctctccactGCCCTCTTGGCCTTCTCTGCCCACCCCAACTTCGCCCGCTCCATCAACCGCATCGGCGCCGTGCTCGAGCGCGCCATCTCCTACGTCGAGGAGGAGTTCAAAGACCTCTTAGATGATTACAGGTTCCAAGATCCCAATCCTAACACTGCCACCAATGAAGACGAGAACGCCAAGCCTGAAGAAGAGGAAAACGCGCCGCCGCCCGAGGAAAACGCGCCACCGCCGAAGGAGGATAATCACTTCCCCGGATACGAAGACGAGGTTCTCTCCAACTTGATCAGGCTATCGAAGATGATGATCGCCATAGGCTACGAGACGGAGTGCTGCGAGGCCTACACGGTGGCGCGCCGGAACGCGCTCGAGGAAAGCATCCACAAGCTAGGATTCGAGAAGCACAGCATCGACGATGTCCAGAAGATGCAATGGGagaatctagagagagaaatcgCTTCCTGGATCTCGATATTCAAGCAGTGCCCCACGCTCTTGGCCAGCGAGCGTAACCTGGCCAGGGAGGTCTTCCCTGCCAGCACGTCAGACCGCGTTCTCTGCGGCCTGGCGCAGGGCTTGAGCGCGACAGTACTCAACTTTGCAGTTGCTGTCGCGCTCACCAAGTGCGCCTCAGAGAAGCTCTTCAAGTTCCTGGACACGTACGAGGCCCTCCGTGACGTCCTCCCCACCCTCGACGGCCTCTTCCCAGAGCAGGAGGAGTCATGGCTCCAGGAGTTGCGGGCCGAGGGTGGTTTCATAAAAACCCGCCTGGGCGAGGCCACCGTCTCCATCTTCTCAGAGCTGGAGAGCTCCATCAGGACGGACGCGGGGAAAACCCCGGTGCCTGGTGGGGCCATCCACCCTTTGACACGCTACATCATGAACTACCTCAACTATGCCTGCGAGTACAAGGAAAGCATCGAGCACATCTTCAAAGAGCACCACAGGAATGATGGGGCGGAGTCATCAGGATCCGGGTCCCCATTCCAGGGGCAGGTGACGAAGATGATGGAGCTGCTGGATGAGAATATGGAGGCGAAGTCGAAGCTGTACAAGGACCACGCGTTGGGAGCGATCTTCCTGATGAACAACGGGAGATACGTGTTGCAGAAGGTAAGAGGGTCAAATGAAATAAGTAGCCTAACCGGTGATGCGTGGTGCAGAAAGAAGTCGACGGATCTGAGGCAGTACCACAAGGTGTATCAGAGGGAGACGTGGGGGAAGTTGCTGAGCTACCTCCATCCCGATGGGCTCACGTCCCACGGGAAGGTGGTGAAGCCGGTGCTCAAGGAGAGATTCAAGAACTTCAACGCCATGTTTGATGAGATACGCAGGACGCAGACCACTTGGGTTGTCTGCGACGATCAGCTGCAGTCGGAGCTTAGGGTTTCCATATCGAACATGGTGGTGCCGGCCTACCGCTCCTTTCTCGGGAGGTACGGCCAGGTGTTTACGCCGGGGAGGCAAACGGAGAAGTATGTTAAGTTTCAAGGAGAGGAGATTGAGAATTCCATTGAGGAGCTCTTTGATGGAAAGAAGTGA